TGTCAGAGATAAACAGATTGCCGGACTGATCTACGATCAAGTCATACGGCTCTTTCATGGTGGCATTCGTGGCAAGGCCACCATCGCCATTGGCGTCAACGGCAGAAGTCGAGGCAATCCCCAACCGGCCGGCCACGATCGTCGCGCTGTTGTCGGCTGTATTAAAGCGGCGCACCACGTGATTGCCGCTATCGGCGACATAAAAAAACGTTCCCACCGCCGCTACGCCGCGCGCATTGCGTAACTCGGCGATCAAGCCTGTACCGCCGCTGCTGCCTACAACAGTATTGATATTGAAAAACGAAGCTTGTGCCTGTGCGCTGCGCCAGACGGCGACCCCCAATAGGCTCAGCAACATCCCGAAACACAGCAGCCAAACCAGCGCCCGCTGGTTGTTGATCCGGCCAGCCAAGGCGCGGCGCTGACGCCAAAGTTGAGAAAAGCGATGTGTGTGTGTGTGCAAGGGAGCGGTTCGCGGAGAGTTCTTCATACGTGACTCCAAGAGGAAGTGCTTCGATGCGGCGAAAGCAAGTAAGCGCGCGCGGCGTGCGGCAAATGTCTGAGTTCAGCCTGGGCCAATTTGGCTTGGCGTCAACCGGGGAAACCGCGCACAGCCGTGTCAAACCTCGTGATGATGCCGGGGCGGCAATTGGGATGTCTCTCAAGGGGTCGTTTGAAGAGACGGAAAGAGAAAGGAATTAGGGGGGCAACGTGGCAGCTTGCTCGAAAAGCCGCTCAACCCGGGGCCGGATCAGGTTTCAATCAAAGACAGATTGAACGCCACGTCTGCGCTTTGCACCAGTAAAGCTGCTGCCGAATATCAATAAGTGACTGACGATCACGTGAGGAGCTTTGCTGATGCGGAGCGAATTCTATGTGCCGAATGCACTACGGTCAAACAATTTCTCATTAATACTGATCCGGAGCGGCAACGCGGGAGGGCCTGATTTTGTTACTGCTGGCTTTTGGAACTGCTTAAAACTTTGCGCCGCGTTCGAACCATTCGGCGAAGCGTCTGATGCCAACCGCGAAGGGAGTGGTTGGCTGATAATTTAATAGTTGTCGGGCCTTGCTCACATCGGCGTGCGTGCGCGGCACATCGCCGGGTTGGGGCGGCTGGTAATCCAGCGTGGCCTTTTGTCCCAAGGCTTCTTCCAACCCCTCGATCATTTGTTTGACCGTGACGGTCTGTGAGGCGCCGAGATTGATCACCTCGAAGGGCGTGGCGTCATATTCCGCCGCCGCCGCAATGCCATTGAGAATATCGTCAATATAGGTGAAGTCACGCTCGGCGCTGCCATCACCAAAGACCGGCACGGGCTGCCCGCTGGCGATCAAACGCGCGAATTTATGAATCGCCAGATCGGGCCGCTGGCGCGGGCCATACACCGTAAAAAAGCGCAGGCAGGTAATGTTCATCCCATACAGATGGCTGTACGTGTGCGCCAGCAACTCGCCACTGGCTTTGGTCGCGGCATAAGGTGAAATCGGCAGCAGCGGCGCGTCTTCGCGAAACGGGGCGACGGCCTTGGCGCCGTAGACTGAGCTAGATGAGCCGAAAACGAATTTTTTGATGTCGTTGCGCTGAGCGAGTTCCAGCAGATTGAGCGTGCCCGTCACATTGACTTCGTGATAGCCGCGCGGATCGGCCAGCGAGGGGCGCACGCCCGCTTTGGCTGCCAGATGGATGATCGTATCGAAGACTTCGTCGGCAAAGACCTGTTTCAGCTCGTTGTAATTGCGGATGTCGGTTTCGATCAGGCGGTAGTTACGCTGGCGCAAATGGTCGGCGATATTGGCGCGCTTGACGCTGGTGCTATAAAAATCGTCAAAATTATCAAGCACCACCAAGCGCGCCGGATTCAACGCCAGCAACCGGTCAACCAGATTACTCCCAATGAACCCGGCCCCGCCCGTAATCAAAAAACGTCTTCTCACCATAGTTTTGGTTTTATATCACATCACCTAGCAAAGACAAGTAAGGCCCATCCGCCCTCCGCTCGTGCAATGTGCTGGTAGCTGAAACAAACAGCCTGTGGCTAGTCAGCAACGAAGAAGAGCAAGGACGAATGAGCCTTCAATTGTAGCCGGTGGCCCCGGCCGCACTTTAGCGCAGCCGCAGCGTCGGATCGCCCAACAGCACGTAGCTGTTACGCACATCCTTATCGCCTGCGGCCAAACGCGCCGCCGTCAACGCCTCGCCCAGCGTTTTGCCTTCGCTAAACAGGCTTTGATACAGCGCCAGATTGAACGCGTATTGCGGCCCTGGCGTATTCAGCGCGCTGGAGGAAACCACGGCAAACGCCCCACCCGGCGCGTTCAGCAGCACCGCTTCGCCCAAACTGGTTTGGCTGGGATCGGGGAAATAGCCGTTCAGACAAGTGGTCATCACGAACAAGCTGGGGGCGGCGTTCGTGAGCGACGCGGCGTCCTGCACGCGCAACAAACCATCGCCCGTCCAAACCTGCGTCGAGCCGTGCCCGCCCCAGTTCACCACCAAAGGTTGGTTCAGGTTGATCGTATTCAGGATTTGTGCGCGCACCTGATCGGGAGCGCCGTCGTTGCGGTTGACGAAGTATTTCGTCATCAGCGGCAGCAATGACGCGGCATATTCCTGGCTTTGCGTTTGGTAATTCACGCCGTCCACAGTGCGATCTGATACTAACAAAGCCGGGCGCGGGTTGGCCGCGTTCGGTTTGAAAGTCAGGATTTTTGCGACCAGCGCATCAGCCTGGGCAGCGGTGCGCACGGGCAGGCGGCCCAGCGCCAGTTCAGGCAGGCCATCGTCATCGCCATCCGCCAGCCAGTTGTCGAGCGCGGTTTCAAAATACGTAGTTGCGCCCAATTTGGTCGGCACGAAATCAGCGTTCCCCAACCCCAGATAATCGCGCGGATCGGTCGTCGCATCGCCTACCAGCAAGACAAACGCCGGTTTTACCGCCCAGGTCGTGCGCGCCATCGTCAACAGGTCTTTGAGCGCTTGCGGCGCTTTCGCGCCAAAGCAGAATTCATCATAGGCGTCTTCCACATCCACCACCGCCACGCGCAGACCTTGCTGGCGCCGCGCCTCGGCCAGCCGGTTCGCCGCCGTCCAGAAATCGCGATGTGTGATGAGCACCAGATCGGCGCTGTTTTTTGTGGCACGCCAATCCGAGAGGGAGTTGAGTTTGACACTGGCCACGCGCTCAAATTGCTGATCCGCCAGCGCCAAATAACGCGCCCCGGCATCGCTTTGCAAGGTGAACCCATAAGCATTCGCCATCGCCTGCATTTTGACGCTCAGTTCGCGCACGGGTTCGTCGTTAGCCCCCAATTCGAGCACACGCACGGTCGGCGTGCTGAATCCCCCGACGAATGCTATCTGGCCCGCGCCCAAGCTAAAGCTCAGCACATTGCCATCAGCCATATAGCTACGCTGATAGCTAAGCCGCACGCTTTCAACGAGGCTGATGTCAGCGCTGCCCGCCGTGGCCACCAACCGGATTTCATTCTCGCCGTCGAGCAACAGGCTGGCCGGCACGTTCAGGGTGGTCACGAAACGCGTCTTGCCGGCAAAAGTAATTGTTCCGTTGGCGCGCCCATTGATTTCGACGTTGATCGTATGCGCCTGCTCGGTTACGCCCTGCAACACGAGTTCGAGCGTGCTGGTCGCGGCGGTGCGATCAACAAAGCGCGTCGTCAATTTCTGCGTTGCGCCGTTTGGGCTGATCACAGGGCCGAACCAATTCTCGGCATCGCCATTGAGCAAGCCCGAAAAATAGATCAACCGCTCTTTCCGCTCAACCGTCGAGCGGAAACTGAGCGCGTTGGGCCTTTGCGCTGTTTGTCCCGGACGAGTGTCCAGGCGCAGCCCTTGGGTCTGACCGGCCTTCAGCCAGTAAATGCGCGTGTCGGTGGCCGGCGAATCAAGCCCGCGCCCATAAAATTCTAGGGAATCGAAACTATTCCCCTTGCCGACGACACGGACAGGGACTTCGACGCCATCGGCGAAAAGTTGCAGCAGCGCGGCATTGACGTTCGTGCCAAAACCCGCCGCCGCCAATTGTGCGGCCGTCACGCGATACCAACCTGTTTTACGAACCGCCAGCTTGGCAGCTACTTCATTCGGCAAGGTCCAGGCTGGCTGTCTCACTTGCGCCAGCAGCAACGACGCAGGCGCCTCCGTCTCCAAACCTTCCACCCGCAGCCCCTCAGTGGCGGAACTCGCCCACTCGTGTTGCAGATTCTGATTGGCGGCTTCGTTCAGATCAGGCAGCATCTGCACCTGCCGGCCCGTCATTGAGCGCGCGTTCGGCTTGCCGCCCTCCGCACTGCTGGTGGCATAGATCGGGCCGCGCCAGGTGCTCACGCCGTTCAAGTCCACTTCTTCCAGCCAATAGCTGGCGCCCACTGCACTCTGGCTATCAACCCACGAATAACTATTGCCTGCCGTCAGCACCGTGCGCCCGCCCGCCAGCAACGCTGACCCGGCCACGAGGGCGGCATTGAGCTTGACGCGCCGACCACGCTCTTCGCGATAAACGTTGAAGCCCAGATTGTCAGCTTCGTAACCGGTGCGCCATTCCAGCGTCGCGCCCCTGGCATTGCCGGTGGCCGTCAATGAGATCAAATTGACAGCCGTTGGCTGCCCGGGTTGCAAATCATTCTCGTCGAACGCCGAGTTGTTACCAGGAGTTGGATCAGTCGTCCCCGTCGGCGCCGTGATCGTGGCGGTATTCTTGAGTGTCAGAACCTGAGACGGGGTGAAGCCCGCTACGGTCACCGCCACTGTGAAGGTCAGCTTGCCGTTTACAGGCAGGTCAACACTAATCCCACCGCCCTGTAAATTCGCGACCGTCACGCCGGAACTGGGGCAGACAGCGCCACCAGAGCTGCCGGTACAACTAACCCCCGTGACCAACAGGTAATTTACGGACGGGTCCTTCAGCAACGCCCCTGTCACTGCCGAGGGCCCGGCGTTGGTGATCATCAAGGCGTAATTTGTCGTTTCCAGCCGCTGAACAATCGTCTTGCTGTCATCTTTGGTGATCGTGAGGTCAGCTTGCGGCACCGGGGTAGTAACCGTGTTCGTGTTGGAAGCAAGGATATTACTACCGCTGTAGGTGGCAAAGTTGCTGACGCTTGTGAAGGTAGGCGGCGGGGTATTGACCGTCACCTTAAAAACCACCGTCGCCGTAGCTCCCTGTGCAATAGTTCCGGCAGCCTGTCCCGTGCTATGAACTTCTAACGCCGGAGAGGTTGCCGTGTAGGGCATCACCCCTCCGGCAAGGTCAGCGACAGCCACGCCATTCAATTTCGTGCTGTTCGCAACATAGGTCGTGTTGGCCGGGATGGCATCCGTTAATTTCATTCCGGTGGCTGCTGCGCTCCCGGCCACCCCGCTATTGTTCAGGGTGATGGTATAAGTCAACTCCGTCCCTGGCGTCACCGCCCCGGTTGGCGTAACCGACTTGCTCGAAGTAAGAAAGACCGTGCCGTTCGAAGTGGTGTCCGGGTCAGTGTGTTTGATTTGTGTTCCGCTGCTGACCCAAACGACAGGCGCGGCGGGCGGCGCGGCAATCGGCGTGGGCGGACAGAAAGTATAAGTAATCGTGTATGGCTTATCCGGGGAAGCCAAGCCGGAAAGATAGAGTGTGTTATTCGTGACCGTACCGTTCAGATTGATTGACGCACTGGTGAGCTGAAACCCGTCAGCATTAAACGAGGGGTTCGCGGCTGGAGTAAAGGCCATAATTGAGCCATTGCCAGAGCCAATCGTGCCCGTCGCGCCAGTCTCTGTCATCACATAGCAGGCACCTGCCGAGATAACCACTGCATCTGGTTTGTTGGCATTCGCCTTGATGGTTTCCTCAATTGTGTAATTGAACGAATTCGGCCCACAGACGAGTGTGCCGCTGCTGGTCGGATTGCCTTCAAACAGATTCAGGGTCAGGGACTGTGCCGTACTCGTTGCGGCAGTGGTATGCACATAAAAGTAAACCGTGGTCATGACGCCCGCACCCAACGGGCCAACGTGATAAAGCCCATCCTCATTGGTCGAGAGCGTAACATTGCAGGATGTGCAGGGCGTGAGCCTGACCCAAAGATCGCTGATCGCTGAGGGAGCGGTAATTTTGTAAGCGACATACTCATCAGTCACATTCGCAACACCCAAATCGCGATAAAGAATCGGCGAAGAGGCAGTTGTAATTGTTCCGGCTGCGCAAGCAGCAAAAACCGATGCAGGCATAATACTGGTTGCAGCGGCTGCCGCCCCAGTACCGCGTTGTGCGCCATGCAGGAAGGTGGCCAGCGCGAAAAACAACACGGCCAGCAAGGCCAATAAACGGAAGTTTGAGGTCAGGGTGAGTTTGGGATGCTTCATATAATTCTCCAAAGAACTTAAACCGGACGTTTCACTTTCAAGCTGGGGCTGGGTGCCGATGCCTGAAAGTTCGTCGTCGCCACGGCCATGTTCAAAGTTAAGGGCAACTCCTAAGAAATCGCCGACTCACGCAAGCGCGCACCGCGAGGGGCAATGCTTGTTGTTCAGCAATCACATAAAACGGGCCGCAACTCAGACAGCCCAAGCGGGATTAATCTGGGCCGTCAATGCGGTTTGACGTTGAATGGACTTGTCTTGGGGTAACAACATACGGCTCTCCTTAACGATGAGTAGTGAGGGCATCATTTTCGCAATGATGCGCATAGCCACACCATCCATCTGATCGAAGGCAAAAGGGCTTCGACAAACCAGCGCACCGCGCAATCACGCGCAAGGCACCATCTGCCAAACATAAAATTGACCTGATGGGAGGGTAACCAGTGCCGGTACTAGCCTAAATTGTTCGCTAGGGTTGAAACGTTTGGGAAGGTTCAGAGGATTTTTCCGGTGGTAGCTTTGCCCGTTCACCTACACCTACGATGTCGCTCACCATGGCCTAACCGGAATCAATCGGGGCACCGTCTTGGACTTCCGCTGTCAGCATAGTCGCTTAGCTGACGGCGGAGCTTATAACATAGACGATCTAGTTTGCCAAACAAAAGATTAATCCTTGATGAACTGGTGAACTGTCTCGCATACGGCAAAATAGTTAAAGGGGGAGAAACCAAGTCAGAACAGTTCGGCCCGGTTGTCCACCTGATCGCGTGTAAGGAAAATGCTGGTTGATAAACATTGGCGGGGAACCTCTATTTGAAACAAGCAGCACAACACGTTGTCACTCCTTGCGCCGCCGCAGCCAGAAAAAATTCTTGCCAAGCTCCGCCACGAGTGCTATTTTCCGCGCCGCATCCTACCCAATAGTTCTCTTCTCCGCAGTATCAAGCATGCGTGCAGAAACTCTCCTACCACTGCCGCGCAGCCGACCCACGAAATCGGTACTGAACTTCTGAGTTGCGGGTTTAACGACGGGCGGTTGTGTCACCAACACACCCACTAGCCCAGCTTGCCCGAACCGCTCGCAACGGCCACAACACGCCGATGACTGTCACGCGGCAGCCATCCACGCTCTTTTGCAAGTACTATTTCGCTGGGTACATTCCGACAAGTTCCGTTCGCACCACGCGGTTCGCACAAAAAGCTTCTGCTTTCCCAAAAGCGCACTTCATTTCACCCCGCTTTGCCCACCCAAAGTCTACGGCCCGGAACCCCGAGAGAATTGCACCTCGGCGTATGTCTTCTTAACGCAGATCCGATTTGGAATGAGCTTTGCACATAAGTCCGATGTGCACAAAAAGTCGCAGCGACTTACTCAAATGAAGGAATTGTCGCAGCGTTGCATAACAATTATGGAATTTCCCGTGCTTTTTGTGCAAAGCCCTTGGAATGGAGTAATGGTGATGGAATACTTTCGTCTACAGCTTTCGCTTTTCATTATAACAATCACGCTCACTGCCACTGGCTTGGCACAAGATACGCCCAACCTCTTTTTACAAGCGGCCACACCCACCACACACGGAAAAAACGGAACCGCCGCCAGCCGCTTCAACGCCGATTTGGAGTTGGTTGATCGTGGCGCGACAGAATTTCAACTGCAACTGCCTGATGGCCCCAGCGTCGTATTACGGAAAAGTGGGCACGAACGGCGCAGTGCTGGCAATGCGGTCTGGCGGGGTGTCACAAAAGATGGCCGCAATTTAGAAGCGGTGCTTACCGTTAAAAATGGTCTACTGGCTGGCGCGTTGCGCAACAGCCAGGAACTTTATGAAATTCGCCCCGGCGCCGAAGGCGGCCAAATCATCGAGAAACTCGATCCGGCCAGCTTTCAGCCCTGCGGCGGGGGCGCTGGGCCAGCCCGTAGCGAAGCCCCCAATCATGAGCTAGAGCTACAACTCCGCAGCGAAGCCTTGCAAGCCACGACGCCGGTCGAAATTCAGTTGTTGTCGGTTTACACTGCGGCAGCCAAAAATGCGGCTGGCGGCACGGCCCAAATCGAAGCCACAATTCAGGCGGCTGTTGACAATGCCAACGCAGTTTTTATCAACAGCCAAGTCAATGCGCGCTATACCCTCGCGGGTACGGCAGAAGTTGATTATGTCGAGTCAGGCACCATTTCAACTGATCTGAGTTGGGTACAATCCAACGCGGGCGTCGCGGCGCTGCGAAATCAATACGGCGCAGATATGGTCTCATTGATTATTAATAATGGCGGGGCATATTGCGGCATGGGCTTCGCAATGCGTACATCGGGGCCAAGCTTCGAATATAAGGCATTTCAGGTGACCGTGCGGAGTTGTGCGGTGGGCAATCTGACCTTCGCACATGAGCACGGCCATAATCTAGGGATGGAGCACGACCCGGCGAACGGCGCCTACCCTCAAGATGCATCCTATCCCTGGTCATTTGGCCATTTCGAGAATGGCAGCTATCGCACCGTCATGTCGTACAACAACCAATGTACGGCTGGCTGCCCACCCATCCCTTATTTCTCGAATCCGAACCTCAGTTATCAAGGGCTTCCGCTCGGCATCACCGACCAGCGCGACAATGCGCGCACAGCGAACGCCACCGCCGGGATCGTCGCCAACTTCCGCGCGCCCACGAATGTTCCGCCGAATGTACCGGGCAACCTGCTGGCCAATGCCACTTCCAGCGTTGAAATCCTGCTGACCTGGGCGGACACGTCTACCAATGAGACGGGCTTTCGGATTGAACGTTCGAGCGACGGCGCGAATTTCGCCACCGTCATCACACTGGGCGCCAATGTGAACGGCTATTCCGACACGGGTCTCGCACCCGCCACAAGCTATTCCTATCGCGTGGCCGCCTTGAACAACTATGGGGATTCAGGTTTCAGCAATGTCGCCAGCGCGACGACCGCTGGCCTGCCGCCCAATGCGCCGACCAACTTGACGGCCACGGCGGTCGCGCCGACACAGATCAATCTGAGTTGGAGCGATAACGCCGGGAATGAAACCGGCTACAAGGTGGAACGCTCACTCAACAACAGCGCCTGGTCGCAAGTCGCACTGCTTGGCGCAAACGCCGCTGCTTACAATGACACGACGGTCAGCGCCGCGACCCTGTATTACTACCGTGTGCGTGCCACAAATACTGCTGGCGATTCGGCCTCTACCTCGGTCGTCAGCGCCACCACGCCCGCTCCCGTTCCTCCGCCTGCTAGCCCCGGCAATCTGACGGCGCTCGCCCTCACCAGCACACAAGTCAATTTGACCTGGACGGACAATGCTGCGACCGAAACCGGTTATCGCATCGAACGTTCAACTGACGGCGTAACCTTCACGACGATTGCCATGCCTGGCGCCAATGCCGTGAGCTTCACCGACACCACCGTCACCGCGCCTGCCATGCTGTCCTATCGCGTGCGCGCCTATAACGGCGGCGGCGATTCGGCGGCAGCCAACGCGACGGTCAATCTGCCGGTCAACGGGTTAGCCGCGCCGTGGCTGCTCGCCAACATCGGTGCAGTCGGCGTCAATGGCAGTGCGGGGATGTACAACGCGGCTTATACGGTGCGCGGCAGCGGCCTGCTGAGCAGCAAGGCGGATAGTTTCCTTTTCGCGTATCAAAGTTTGAGCGGCGATGGCGAGATCAAAGCGCGGCTGAGCGCGCCACAAAACACCGGCACGAATGCGCGCCTGGGCGTGATGATTCGGGAAAGCCTGACTGTCAATTCACGCTTTGCCTTTATGGGCGTGGATGGCGGCGCGGGCTTTTACTGGACGCAGCGCAACACGAATGGCGGGAACTCCTCCGCAGCCAAGAACGGCAATGGTGCGCCACCGCAAGTATGGGTACGCCTGGTGCGCACCGGCAACATCATCTACGGCTACAAATCAGCAGACGGCAGCACCTGGACGCTGGTCAACTCCATGAAGTTCTCAGTGGCAACGAACATTTGCATCGGGCTGGCCGTCAGTTCAGGCGCGAGTGCGACCTTGAACACCTCGGTGTTCGACAATGTCGCGGTCAGACAGTAACCCTGGTTCTTGGCAGTGCCGAAAACCACCCGCAAAAAGGGGCACGAAGAAATGACAGCCGTGGCTGGTGTTCTTCGCGCCCCTTTGTCTTTGGCGCCGCGCTTTGCCCTGCCCGCAGCTTCGGTTAGCATAGCCACCGATTCTCATGCAGAACCCAAACTCCACTGCCCTGGCATTCTTCGCACATCCTGACGACGCCGAATTTCTCTGCGCGGGCACGCTGGCGCGGCTGCGGGCGCGTGGCTGCACGATTCACTGCGCCACCATGACCGCTGGCGATGGCGGTAGCGCCGAATTGCCACCCGCTGAAATCGCGCGCTTGCGTTTGAATGAAGCCGCGCAAGCCGCTGCCGTGCTCGATGGCACGCATCAATGGGCGGGCACGCAGGATTTGCTGGTTTGCTATGACCAGCCGACCTTGCGCCGTGTCATCGAAATCGTGCGCCGCGTGAATCCGCAACTGGTCTTCACACACTCGCCGCAGGATTATCTGCTCGATCACGAAGTCACCAGCCAGTTGGTGCGCGCGGCTTGTTTTGCCGCCAGCGTGCCCAACGTGCAAACGCTGAG
This portion of the Acidobacteriota bacterium genome encodes:
- a CDS encoding GDP-mannose 4,6-dehydratase; translation: MVRRRFLITGGAGFIGSNLVDRLLALNPARLVVLDNFDDFYSTSVKRANIADHLRQRNYRLIETDIRNYNELKQVFADEVFDTIIHLAAKAGVRPSLADPRGYHEVNVTGTLNLLELAQRNDIKKFVFGSSSSVYGAKAVAPFREDAPLLPISPYAATKASGELLAHTYSHLYGMNITCLRFFTVYGPRQRPDLAIHKFARLIASGQPVPVFGDGSAERDFTYIDDILNGIAAAAEYDATPFEVINLGASQTVTVKQMIEGLEEALGQKATLDYQPPQPGDVPRTHADVSKARQLLNYQPTTPFAVGIRRFAEWFERGAKF
- a CDS encoding DUF11 domain-containing protein is translated as MKHPKLTLTSNFRLLALLAVLFFALATFLHGAQRGTGAAAAATSIMPASVFAACAAGTITTASSPILYRDLGVANVTDEYVAYKITAPSAISDLWVRLTPCTSCNVTLSTNEDGLYHVGPLGAGVMTTVYFYVHTTAATSTAQSLTLNLFEGNPTSSGTLVCGPNSFNYTIEETIKANANKPDAVVISAGACYVMTETGATGTIGSGNGSIMAFTPAANPSFNADGFQLTSASINLNGTVTNNTLYLSGLASPDKPYTITYTFCPPTPIAAPPAAPVVWVSSGTQIKHTDPDTTSNGTVFLTSSKSVTPTGAVTPGTELTYTITLNNSGVAGSAAATGMKLTDAIPANTTYVANSTKLNGVAVADLAGGVMPYTATSPALEVHSTGQAAGTIAQGATATVVFKVTVNTPPPTFTSVSNFATYSGSNILASNTNTVTTPVPQADLTITKDDSKTIVQRLETTNYALMITNAGPSAVTGALLKDPSVNYLLVTGVSCTGSSGGAVCPSSGVTVANLQGGGISVDLPVNGKLTFTVAVTVAGFTPSQVLTLKNTATITAPTGTTDPTPGNNSAFDENDLQPGQPTAVNLISLTATGNARGATLEWRTGYEADNLGFNVYREERGRRVKLNAALVAGSALLAGGRTVLTAGNSYSWVDSQSAVGASYWLEEVDLNGVSTWRGPIYATSSAEGGKPNARSMTGRQVQMLPDLNEAANQNLQHEWASSATEGLRVEGLETEAPASLLLAQVRQPAWTLPNEVAAKLAVRKTGWYRVTAAQLAAAGFGTNVNAALLQLFADGVEVPVRVVGKGNSFDSLEFYGRGLDSPATDTRIYWLKAGQTQGLRLDTRPGQTAQRPNALSFRSTVERKERLIYFSGLLNGDAENWFGPVISPNGATQKLTTRFVDRTAATSTLELVLQGVTEQAHTINVEINGRANGTITFAGKTRFVTTLNVPASLLLDGENEIRLVATAGSADISLVESVRLSYQRSYMADGNVLSFSLGAGQIAFVGGFSTPTVRVLELGANDEPVRELSVKMQAMANAYGFTLQSDAGARYLALADQQFERVASVKLNSLSDWRATKNSADLVLITHRDFWTAANRLAEARRQQGLRVAVVDVEDAYDEFCFGAKAPQALKDLLTMARTTWAVKPAFVLLVGDATTDPRDYLGLGNADFVPTKLGATTYFETALDNWLADGDDDGLPELALGRLPVRTAAQADALVAKILTFKPNAANPRPALLVSDRTVDGVNYQTQSQEYAASLLPLMTKYFVNRNDGAPDQVRAQILNTINLNQPLVVNWGGHGSTQVWTGDGLLRVQDAASLTNAAPSLFVMTTCLNGYFPDPSQTSLGEAVLLNAPGGAFAVVSSSALNTPGPQYAFNLALYQSLFSEGKTLGEALTAARLAAGDKDVRNSYVLLGDPTLRLR
- a CDS encoding fibronectin type III domain-containing protein, producing the protein MEYFRLQLSLFIITITLTATGLAQDTPNLFLQAATPTTHGKNGTAASRFNADLELVDRGATEFQLQLPDGPSVVLRKSGHERRSAGNAVWRGVTKDGRNLEAVLTVKNGLLAGALRNSQELYEIRPGAEGGQIIEKLDPASFQPCGGGAGPARSEAPNHELELQLRSEALQATTPVEIQLLSVYTAAAKNAAGGTAQIEATIQAAVDNANAVFINSQVNARYTLAGTAEVDYVESGTISTDLSWVQSNAGVAALRNQYGADMVSLIINNGGAYCGMGFAMRTSGPSFEYKAFQVTVRSCAVGNLTFAHEHGHNLGMEHDPANGAYPQDASYPWSFGHFENGSYRTVMSYNNQCTAGCPPIPYFSNPNLSYQGLPLGITDQRDNARTANATAGIVANFRAPTNVPPNVPGNLLANATSSVEILLTWADTSTNETGFRIERSSDGANFATVITLGANVNGYSDTGLAPATSYSYRVAALNNYGDSGFSNVASATTAGLPPNAPTNLTATAVAPTQINLSWSDNAGNETGYKVERSLNNSAWSQVALLGANAAAYNDTTVSAATLYYYRVRATNTAGDSASTSVVSATTPAPVPPPASPGNLTALALTSTQVNLTWTDNAATETGYRIERSTDGVTFTTIAMPGANAVSFTDTTVTAPAMLSYRVRAYNGGGDSAAANATVNLPVNGLAAPWLLANIGAVGVNGSAGMYNAAYTVRGSGLLSSKADSFLFAYQSLSGDGEIKARLSAPQNTGTNARLGVMIRESLTVNSRFAFMGVDGGAGFYWTQRNTNGGNSSAAKNGNGAPPQVWVRLVRTGNIIYGYKSADGSTWTLVNSMKFSVATNICIGLAVSSGASATLNTSVFDNVAVRQ
- a CDS encoding PIG-L family deacetylase — its product is MQNPNSTALAFFAHPDDAEFLCAGTLARLRARGCTIHCATMTAGDGGSAELPPAEIARLRLNEAAQAAAVLDGTHQWAGTQDLLVCYDQPTLRRVIEIVRRVNPQLVFTHSPQDYLLDHEVTSQLVRAACFAASVPNVQTLSEAAAPALARVPHLYYSDALEGKDSFGAPVPPGFYVDISETIETKARMLACHTSQRTWLLRQHGMDQYLQAMRDWSAQRGAEAGVAYAEAFRQHLGHAYPQTNLLADVLGVLPANAASKS